One genomic segment of Bradyrhizobium diazoefficiens includes these proteins:
- a CDS encoding SMP-30/gluconolactonase/LRE family protein: protein MSNVRVLATDLEFPEGPVAMPDGSVVLVEIRGQRLTRVYPDGRKEIVAKVPGGPNGAALGPDGKIYICNNGGFSWIPTRNMIMPGPQPDDYLGGSIQRVDLQTGKVETVVSKCGEHDLRGPNDLVFDRQGGLWFSDLGKRRAREMDVGGMYYLKPGMTEIVEVVHGVLPANGIGLSPDETTVYIAETPTGRLWAYELSAPGTLKPRDAIYRGERGKPICGLGGYQMFDSLAVEANGNVCVATLVSGCISVIAPDGTLVEQVPTGDRVTTNIAFGGPELKTAYITLSGKGELIAMDWPRGGLPLNFLNK, encoded by the coding sequence ATGTCCAACGTTCGCGTTCTCGCCACCGACCTCGAATTTCCCGAAGGGCCGGTGGCGATGCCGGACGGCTCGGTCGTGCTGGTGGAAATCCGCGGCCAGCGCCTGACCCGTGTCTATCCCGACGGCCGCAAGGAGATCGTCGCCAAGGTGCCGGGTGGCCCGAACGGCGCCGCCCTCGGCCCCGACGGCAAGATCTACATCTGCAACAATGGCGGCTTCTCCTGGATCCCGACCCGCAACATGATCATGCCGGGTCCGCAGCCTGACGATTATCTCGGTGGCTCGATTCAGCGCGTCGACCTGCAAACCGGCAAGGTCGAGACCGTCGTCAGCAAATGCGGCGAGCACGATCTGCGCGGGCCGAACGATCTCGTCTTCGACAGGCAGGGCGGCCTGTGGTTCTCCGATCTCGGCAAGCGCCGCGCGCGCGAGATGGACGTCGGCGGCATGTATTATCTCAAACCCGGCATGACCGAGATCGTCGAGGTCGTGCACGGCGTGCTGCCGGCCAACGGCATCGGGCTGTCGCCGGACGAGACCACCGTCTATATCGCGGAGACGCCGACGGGGCGGCTGTGGGCCTATGAGCTCTCCGCGCCCGGCACGCTCAAGCCGCGCGATGCGATCTATCGCGGCGAGCGGGGCAAGCCGATCTGCGGCCTCGGCGGCTATCAGATGTTCGATTCGCTTGCGGTGGAGGCAAACGGCAATGTCTGCGTCGCCACGCTCGTGTCCGGCTGCATCTCGGTGATCGCGCCCGACGGCACCCTGGTGGAGCAGGTCCCGACCGGCGACCGCGTCACCACCAACATCGCCTTCGGCGGCCCCGAGCTGAAGACCGCCTATATCACGCTGTCCGGCAAGGGCGAGCTGATTGCCATGGACTGGCCGCGCGGCGGTTTGCCGTTGAACTTTTTGAATAAGTGA
- a CDS encoding alpha/beta hydrolase family protein, whose product MQSAQAQPLTVDPESVVPLPPRFDMEPPASDVPPEIARFQGAWIGTCQDDRHILVVERVQADGHVNLVFARSDSAFNGMNREWWRDQARVVDGVLTMTGFRIFRYAFDGPDRLYMTATLKNGVVTSGALVRADPARLAAGDRPADWPWPGERVRIPHLTVRAPNGARPITLEGTFYPSSRQGPAPLAIFTHGSDIGRNQLRSWSFSTEAHWLCDNGFAVLALMRRGRGSSEGINGEETFGRDHDGSLIDVSAGVAEAVEDLDSAIAFGRTLPEVKQGKVLLAGQSRGGFLAMHYAGLKPDEVMGVVNFNGGWYPYGPVTTSYYANAGRGAADKVKQLWLYADNDRLYKEELIREYHQAFAAAGGNARFELLHGVPSDGHLLRLYPERWRAVADQYLTTLDR is encoded by the coding sequence ATGCAAAGCGCCCAGGCACAACCCCTGACGGTTGATCCGGAGTCCGTCGTTCCGTTGCCGCCGCGGTTCGATATGGAGCCGCCAGCTTCCGACGTGCCGCCTGAGATCGCTCGCTTCCAGGGCGCGTGGATCGGGACGTGCCAAGACGACCGACACATCCTCGTGGTCGAGCGCGTCCAGGCTGATGGGCATGTCAACCTCGTCTTCGCCCGGTCGGACTCGGCCTTCAACGGCATGAATCGCGAATGGTGGCGGGACCAGGCGAGGGTCGTCGACGGCGTGCTCACCATGACCGGATTTCGCATCTTCCGATATGCCTTCGATGGTCCAGACCGGTTGTACATGACGGCGACGCTGAAGAATGGCGTTGTCACGTCCGGAGCACTGGTCCGCGCCGATCCGGCGCGTCTGGCCGCAGGCGACCGGCCGGCTGACTGGCCGTGGCCCGGTGAGCGCGTGCGAATTCCGCACCTCACGGTTCGAGCTCCCAACGGCGCTCGGCCGATCACGCTCGAGGGCACTTTCTATCCGTCTTCACGGCAGGGGCCGGCTCCCCTCGCGATCTTCACCCACGGCTCCGATATAGGCCGCAATCAGCTCAGATCTTGGTCTTTCTCGACAGAGGCGCATTGGCTATGCGACAACGGATTTGCGGTGCTGGCGCTGATGCGCCGTGGACGTGGCAGCTCCGAGGGGATCAACGGTGAGGAAACCTTTGGACGCGATCACGATGGCAGCTTGATCGACGTCTCGGCCGGTGTCGCCGAGGCCGTCGAGGATCTCGACTCCGCAATCGCCTTTGGCCGCACGCTGCCGGAAGTCAAGCAGGGCAAGGTGCTGCTCGCCGGTCAGTCGCGCGGCGGCTTCCTCGCCATGCACTATGCCGGCCTTAAGCCCGACGAGGTGATGGGAGTGGTGAATTTCAACGGCGGCTGGTACCCGTACGGGCCGGTGACCACGTCGTATTATGCGAATGCCGGCCGCGGCGCGGCCGATAAGGTCAAGCAGCTCTGGCTCTATGCCGACAATGACCGCCTCTATAAGGAAGAGCTGATCCGCGAATATCACCAGGCGTTCGCAGCCGCCGGTGGCAACGCGCGCTTCGAGCTGCTGCACGGTGTTCCCAGCGACGGCCATTTGCTGCGGCTCTATCCCGAACGCTGGCGTGCAGTCGCCGACCAGTACCTCACCACGCTCGACCGATAG
- a CDS encoding cytochrome-c peroxidase: MHSRTLWLLGAGLLSLAGAVFAVGTQGLAGASPSGVNPNPVHLYRPPVAPLSAMAQLGKEIFYDASLSSSGALSCASCHSPDHAYGPPNDGPVMLGGATLSRQGARAVPSLTYLERQPNFSIGPDKGDDDNMIDLAQMAALGQQAARATKTAGGSGAAANIVPQGGLFWDGRADTLQDQALFPLLDPNEMDGGSAEIVADKLRRAPYVQRFVELFGAGVLRNQRLLIAEAMFAVARYQVEEPSFHPYTSKYDYWLEGKARLSESELRGLQVFNDPGKANCAGCHTSAPTRDGLPPLFTDHQYEALGAPRNAALVSNRDPDYFDLGVCGPQRTDVAEQTQYCGMFLTPTLRNTATRHAFFHNGVFSTLQQVMDFYNFRDTNPEKVFPRAADGTVLKYDDLPQKYHANVDVTDPPFDRHPSDKPAMTEQDKADIIAFLKTLTDGYKVEN, from the coding sequence ATGCACAGCCGCACTTTGTGGCTCCTCGGCGCCGGCCTGCTCTCGCTGGCCGGCGCTGTCTTTGCGGTCGGGACGCAGGGACTGGCCGGGGCGAGCCCGTCGGGCGTCAATCCGAACCCGGTTCATCTCTATCGCCCGCCGGTCGCGCCGCTCTCGGCGATGGCGCAGCTCGGCAAGGAGATTTTCTACGACGCATCGCTGTCGTCCTCCGGGGCGCTGTCCTGCGCGTCCTGCCACAGCCCGGATCACGCCTATGGGCCGCCCAATGACGGGCCGGTGATGCTCGGCGGCGCCACGCTGTCGCGGCAGGGCGCGCGCGCCGTTCCGTCGCTGACCTATCTGGAGCGGCAGCCGAATTTCAGCATCGGCCCCGACAAGGGCGACGATGACAATATGATCGACCTCGCGCAGATGGCCGCGCTCGGACAGCAGGCTGCGCGCGCAACAAAGACCGCAGGCGGCAGCGGTGCGGCGGCGAACATCGTGCCGCAGGGCGGCCTGTTCTGGGACGGCCGCGCCGACACGCTGCAGGACCAGGCGCTGTTTCCGCTGCTCGATCCCAACGAGATGGACGGCGGCAGCGCCGAGATCGTCGCGGACAAGCTGCGCCGCGCCCCCTATGTCCAGCGCTTTGTCGAACTGTTCGGCGCTGGCGTGCTTCGTAATCAGCGGCTGCTGATCGCGGAGGCTATGTTCGCTGTCGCGCGCTATCAAGTCGAGGAGCCGAGCTTCCATCCCTACACCAGCAAGTACGACTACTGGCTCGAAGGCAAGGCGCGCCTGTCCGAGAGCGAGCTGCGCGGCCTGCAAGTATTCAACGACCCTGGCAAGGCCAATTGCGCAGGATGCCACACTTCGGCGCCGACCCGCGACGGCCTGCCGCCGTTGTTCACGGATCATCAATACGAGGCGCTCGGCGCGCCGCGCAATGCCGCGCTCGTCAGCAACCGCGACCCCGATTATTTCGATCTCGGCGTCTGTGGCCCACAGCGCACCGACGTGGCCGAGCAGACGCAATATTGCGGCATGTTCCTCACGCCGACGCTGCGCAACACGGCAACACGCCATGCCTTCTTCCACAACGGCGTGTTCAGCACCCTTCAGCAGGTGATGGACTTCTACAATTTCCGCGACACCAATCCGGAAAAGGTGTTTCCACGCGCCGCCGACGGCACGGTGCTGAAGTACGACGACCTGCCGCAAAAATATCACGCCAATGTCGATGTCACCGATCCGCCCTTCGACCGCCACCCCAGCGACAAGCCGGCGATGACGGAGCAGGACAAGGCCGACATCATCGCGTTCCTGAAGACTCTGACGGACGGTTACAAGGTGGAGAACTAG
- a CDS encoding phospholipase C → MKSRLLTTAAIFAAASALACTLPVLADDFGRDRDHGHDQGDHDNDRDHHRHAHDIHTETPIKHLVVIFNENRSFDHYFATYPNAGNPSGSIPFVPKPHTPKVNNLANANLLVNNPNNNPANGAGAADPFRLDRTQANTASQNHAYTAEQQAYDNGKADLFPKYTGRGTPGGAGAFGTTGQVMGYFDGNTVTALWNYSQNFSMNDNAYTDTYGPSTVGALNVISGQTNGAVAVLGNAATQIIPDGQGGLTVIGDPGPAYDPCSTPGYTTQVTMTGKNIGDLLNDAGVSWGSFMGGFDLSVTNANGTTGCARSTFSTVVGATKADYVPHHAWFQYYKSTANPSHARPSSVDAIGHTYQKDAKTLDPANHGYDLEDFYAAVKAGNFPAVSYVKLPAYQDGHAGYSDPLDEQQGTVELINFLQKQPEWRETAVIITYDDSDGWYDHAYATPISASYDPTADQLNGSGQCGLGAAKQPQLNGVGGKPVNGRCGPATRVPFIVISPYAKTNFVSHTAISQASVVRFIEDNWLKGKRLGGGSFDATTGSIMDLFDFEHDHSHDLRTDALFLDPASGTVITSPPDEHHHH, encoded by the coding sequence ATGAAATCGAGACTATTGACGACGGCTGCGATTTTCGCGGCCGCGAGCGCGCTCGCGTGCACTCTTCCCGTCCTCGCGGACGATTTCGGCCGGGACCGCGATCACGGACATGATCAAGGTGATCATGACAACGATCGCGATCATCATCGTCACGCCCACGACATCCACACCGAGACGCCGATCAAGCATCTCGTCGTGATCTTCAACGAGAACCGCTCGTTCGATCATTACTTCGCGACCTATCCGAATGCCGGCAATCCCTCGGGCTCGATTCCCTTCGTGCCGAAACCGCATACGCCGAAGGTCAACAATCTCGCCAACGCCAATTTGTTGGTGAACAACCCGAACAACAATCCGGCCAACGGCGCCGGCGCGGCCGATCCGTTCCGTCTCGACCGCACCCAGGCCAACACCGCTTCGCAGAACCACGCATACACCGCGGAGCAGCAGGCCTATGACAACGGCAAGGCTGATCTGTTCCCGAAATATACGGGGCGCGGCACACCGGGCGGTGCCGGCGCGTTCGGCACCACCGGTCAGGTCATGGGCTATTTCGACGGCAACACTGTCACCGCGCTCTGGAATTACTCGCAGAACTTTTCGATGAACGACAACGCCTACACCGACACCTATGGTCCGTCGACGGTCGGCGCACTGAACGTGATTTCGGGCCAGACCAATGGCGCGGTGGCGGTGCTCGGCAATGCAGCAACGCAAATCATCCCCGATGGCCAGGGTGGCCTCACGGTGATCGGCGACCCCGGTCCAGCCTATGATCCTTGCAGCACCCCGGGCTATACGACGCAGGTCACGATGACCGGCAAGAACATTGGCGATCTGCTCAACGATGCCGGCGTCAGCTGGGGCTCGTTCATGGGCGGCTTCGATCTGTCCGTGACCAACGCGAACGGCACGACCGGCTGTGCACGAAGCACATTCTCGACCGTGGTCGGCGCCACCAAGGCGGACTACGTTCCGCATCACGCCTGGTTCCAGTACTACAAGTCGACCGCCAATCCGAGCCATGCGCGGCCGAGCTCGGTCGATGCGATCGGCCACACCTACCAGAAGGACGCCAAGACCCTCGATCCCGCCAATCACGGCTACGATCTCGAGGATTTCTATGCCGCGGTGAAGGCAGGCAATTTCCCCGCGGTGTCCTACGTCAAGCTGCCGGCCTATCAGGATGGCCACGCCGGCTATTCTGATCCTCTCGACGAGCAGCAGGGAACGGTCGAGCTGATCAACTTCCTCCAAAAGCAGCCCGAGTGGCGCGAGACGGCCGTCATCATCACCTACGACGACTCCGACGGCTGGTACGATCACGCTTACGCCACGCCGATCAGCGCCTCCTACGATCCGACCGCCGATCAGCTCAACGGCTCGGGCCAGTGCGGTCTCGGCGCTGCCAAGCAGCCTCAGCTGAACGGCGTCGGCGGCAAGCCGGTGAACGGCCGTTGCGGTCCCGCCACCCGTGTGCCCTTCATCGTGATCTCGCCCTACGCCAAGACCAACTTCGTCAGCCACACCGCCATCTCGCAGGCTTCGGTGGTGCGGTTCATCGAAGACAACTGGCTGAAGGGCAAGCGTCTCGGCGGCGGCTCGTTCGATGCCACCACCGGCTCGATCATGGACCTGTTCGACTTCGAGCACGATCACAGCCACGACCTCCGGACCGATGCGCTGTTCCTCGATCCCGCCTCCGGCACGGTGATCACCAGCCCGCCGGACGAGCATCACCACCACTAG
- a CDS encoding AraC family transcriptional regulator, translated as MNPAQRALWYIESHLAEPTTLDEIAAMAGVSRFHIVRAFAAATSLPVMRYVRARRLSEAARSLANGAPDILSLALEADYGSHEAFTRAFRDQFGTTPEAVRAASSVNHLKLQEPILMDSTMLDSLKAPRFETAKAFLVAGIGERISCDNGAVIPGMWQRFHQEVADIPARVDNVAYGVCCNGDDAGNFDYIAGVEVADFSDLPRGFGRIRIPEQRYAVFTHSDHVASVRRTVNTIWNQWLPASGLKAADAPNFERYDEKFDPATGNGGFEIWIPVKE; from the coding sequence ATGAACCCAGCTCAGCGCGCGCTCTGGTATATCGAGAGCCATCTCGCCGAGCCGACGACGCTCGACGAGATCGCGGCAATGGCAGGCGTGTCGCGGTTCCACATCGTGCGTGCGTTTGCCGCAGCAACCAGCCTTCCCGTGATGCGCTACGTGCGCGCACGCCGGCTGAGCGAAGCGGCGCGCAGTCTTGCGAACGGCGCGCCGGACATCCTGTCGCTGGCGCTGGAGGCGGATTACGGCTCCCACGAGGCATTCACCCGCGCGTTCCGCGACCAGTTCGGCACCACGCCCGAAGCGGTCCGGGCCGCGTCATCCGTCAATCACCTCAAGCTACAGGAGCCGATCCTCATGGACTCCACCATGCTCGACAGTCTCAAAGCCCCGCGTTTCGAAACCGCAAAAGCCTTCCTGGTCGCCGGCATCGGCGAGCGCATCTCCTGCGACAACGGCGCAGTCATCCCCGGAATGTGGCAGCGCTTCCACCAGGAGGTCGCCGACATTCCGGCGCGCGTCGATAACGTCGCCTATGGCGTCTGCTGCAATGGCGATGATGCCGGCAATTTCGATTACATCGCCGGCGTCGAGGTCGCCGATTTCTCCGACCTGCCGCGCGGCTTCGGTCGCATCCGCATCCCCGAGCAGCGCTATGCGGTGTTCACGCATTCGGACCACGTCGCCTCGGTCCGGCGCACCGTCAACACGATCTGGAATCAATGGCTGCCGGCCTCCGGCCTGAAGGCGGCGGATGCGCCCAACTTCGAGCGCTATGACGAGAAGTTCGATCCGGCGACCGGAAACGGCGGTTTCGAGATTTGGATACCAGTGAAGGAGTAG
- a CDS encoding efflux RND transporter periplasmic adaptor subunit, translated as MTAANPASSARRNEARRHLGRALAATVAVVALAGCEDKNSFVAPPPPKVDVATPVQRPVTRYVEATGNTAPIKSVDLVARVQGFLQSQDYQDGTFVKQGTQLFTIEPETYKLKLEQAEAAEAGAQASLRQAEADYKRQAELVQRQAVSQATLDTSTSNRDNAQANLQQAQANTRIAEVNYGYTKVSAPFDGIVSAHIVSVGELVGVSSPTQLATIVAMDPIYVNFTVSEQDVLRIRAEAQRRGLTSADLKQFPIQLGLQTETGYPHEGHLDYVAPTLNQSTGTLAVRGLVPNDKRLLLPGYFVRVRVPFTQEKDALLVPDTALGSDQGGRYLLVVNGDNVVEQRKVQIGPIDNGLRVIENGLKPDDRVVIAGLLRVIPGQKIDPQLTKIDQPQTSAK; from the coding sequence ATGACCGCAGCGAATCCCGCTTCTTCCGCGCGACGCAACGAAGCGCGGAGACATCTCGGACGGGCTTTGGCCGCAACAGTGGCCGTGGTCGCGCTCGCCGGCTGCGAGGACAAGAACAGCTTCGTCGCGCCGCCGCCGCCCAAGGTGGATGTGGCCACGCCCGTGCAGCGTCCGGTGACGCGCTATGTCGAAGCCACCGGCAACACCGCGCCGATCAAGAGCGTCGATCTCGTCGCGCGCGTGCAAGGCTTCCTGCAATCGCAGGACTATCAGGACGGCACTTTCGTCAAGCAGGGCACCCAGCTGTTCACGATCGAGCCCGAGACCTACAAGCTGAAGCTCGAGCAGGCGGAGGCGGCCGAGGCCGGCGCGCAGGCCTCGCTGCGGCAGGCCGAAGCCGACTACAAGCGGCAGGCCGAGCTGGTGCAGCGCCAGGCAGTCTCGCAGGCCACCCTCGACACCTCGACGTCCAATCGCGACAACGCCCAGGCCAATCTCCAGCAGGCCCAGGCCAACACCCGAATTGCCGAGGTCAACTACGGCTACACCAAGGTGAGCGCGCCGTTCGACGGCATCGTCAGCGCGCACATCGTCTCGGTCGGCGAGCTCGTCGGCGTCTCCTCCCCGACCCAGCTTGCGACCATCGTCGCGATGGATCCGATCTATGTGAACTTCACCGTCAGCGAGCAGGACGTGTTGCGGATTCGGGCCGAGGCGCAGCGGCGCGGGTTGACATCTGCCGACCTCAAGCAGTTTCCAATCCAGCTGGGCCTCCAGACCGAGACAGGCTATCCGCATGAAGGCCACCTCGACTACGTCGCGCCCACGCTCAACCAGTCGACCGGAACGCTCGCGGTGCGCGGCCTCGTCCCCAATGACAAACGGCTGCTGCTGCCCGGTTATTTCGTCCGCGTCCGCGTGCCGTTCACTCAGGAGAAGGACGCCCTCCTCGTCCCTGACACCGCGCTCGGCAGCGACCAGGGCGGCCGCTATCTCCTCGTCGTCAACGGCGATAACGTCGTGGAGCAGCGCAAGGTGCAGATCGGCCCAATCGACAACGGCCTGCGCGTGATCGAGAATGGCCTGAAGCCCGACGACCGCGTGGTGATCGCGGGACTGCTGCGCGTGATCCCGGGCCAGAAGATCGATCCACAACTGACGAAGATCGACCAGCCGCAGACCTCGGCCAAGTAG
- a CDS encoding mandelate racemase/muconate lactonizing enzyme family protein — protein sequence MEITDVRAHHIRIPYDAGVASFRQGASAISALDMVLVEVTTDAGLTGWGDAFAYVCPRTTRSAVEEMIAPQARGLKVPDAAGIPAAMEQIQRNLHLFGRYGITMFAISGLDIALWDLAAKVQGLPVHRLLGETKRAHIPAYASLLRIGSPENIAGECRKALALGYGAIKLHETTLPAVFAAREAIGPGIPLMVDMNCPLTGEQAIAFARACADAQPMFLEEPVWPPEDFATLADVRRKGGLGIAAGENACTEYQFRQMMNAGAVSHAQPSVTKLGGITEFLKVAALADQSGVKIVPHSPYFGPGLLATLHLLATRDDGLVEMFYLKREACLWSGRADVDAAGHVAVPTGPGLGYEPDRGVMERYRVA from the coding sequence ATGGAAATCACCGATGTGCGGGCGCACCATATCCGCATCCCCTATGACGCCGGTGTCGCCAGCTTCCGCCAGGGCGCCTCCGCCATCTCCGCGCTCGACATGGTGCTGGTCGAGGTCACGACTGACGCGGGGTTGACCGGCTGGGGCGATGCCTTCGCCTATGTCTGCCCGCGCACCACGCGCAGCGCGGTCGAGGAAATGATCGCGCCGCAGGCGCGCGGACTGAAGGTGCCCGACGCCGCCGGCATTCCTGCGGCGATGGAGCAGATCCAGCGCAATCTGCACCTGTTCGGCCGCTACGGCATCACCATGTTCGCGATCTCGGGTCTCGATATCGCATTGTGGGATCTGGCTGCGAAGGTCCAGGGCTTGCCGGTGCACCGCCTGCTGGGCGAGACGAAACGCGCGCACATTCCCGCTTATGCGAGCCTGCTGCGGATCGGCTCGCCCGAGAACATCGCGGGCGAATGCAGGAAGGCGCTTGCACTTGGCTATGGCGCGATCAAGCTGCACGAGACCACGCTGCCTGCGGTGTTCGCCGCGCGCGAGGCGATCGGACCCGGCATTCCGCTGATGGTCGACATGAACTGCCCGCTCACTGGCGAGCAGGCGATCGCGTTCGCGAGGGCATGCGCGGACGCGCAGCCGATGTTCCTGGAGGAGCCGGTCTGGCCGCCCGAGGACTTTGCCACGCTCGCCGACGTCCGCCGCAAGGGCGGGCTCGGAATCGCCGCCGGCGAGAACGCCTGCACCGAATATCAATTCCGCCAAATGATGAATGCGGGCGCGGTGAGCCATGCCCAGCCGTCGGTGACCAAGCTCGGCGGCATCACGGAATTTTTGAAGGTCGCCGCGCTGGCCGATCAGTCCGGCGTCAAGATCGTCCCGCATTCCCCCTATTTCGGTCCGGGCCTGCTGGCAACGCTGCATCTGCTGGCGACCCGCGACGACGGGCTGGTCGAGATGTTCTATCTCAAGCGCGAGGCCTGCCTCTGGAGCGGCCGCGCCGATGTCGATGCCGCCGGCCATGTCGCGGTGCCGACCGGACCCGGGCTCGGCTATGAACCCGATCGCGGCGTGATGGAGCGCTATCGCGTGGCGTGA
- a CDS encoding GNAT family N-acetyltransferase: MPWPDPITLRGQHARLEPLSQQHHDGLVEAVKDGELYTIWYTAIPTPENVAKEIDRRLALQAAGSMLPFTVFDAAGKIVGQTTYMNIDAANRRVEIGSTWYAKSAQRGPLNTQGKLLLLTHAFEALNCIAVEFRTHFFNHQSRRAIERLGAKQDGILRSHQVAPNGSLRDTVVYSITAAEWPTVKAHLNYQLNDKPR; the protein is encoded by the coding sequence ATGCCCTGGCCCGATCCCATCACCCTGCGTGGACAGCACGCCCGTCTCGAGCCGCTGTCGCAGCAGCACCACGATGGACTAGTCGAGGCCGTCAAGGACGGCGAGCTCTACACGATCTGGTACACCGCGATCCCGACGCCGGAGAACGTCGCCAAGGAGATCGACCGTCGCCTCGCGCTTCAGGCCGCCGGCTCGATGCTGCCATTCACCGTGTTCGACGCCGCCGGCAAGATCGTCGGCCAGACCACCTACATGAACATCGATGCCGCCAACCGCCGCGTCGAGATCGGCTCGACCTGGTATGCGAAGAGCGCGCAGCGCGGCCCGCTCAACACGCAGGGCAAGCTGCTGCTGCTCACCCACGCCTTCGAGGCGCTGAACTGCATCGCAGTCGAGTTCCGCACGCACTTCTTCAATCACCAGAGCCGCCGCGCCATCGAGCGCTTAGGGGCCAAGCAGGACGGCATCCTGCGCAGCCATCAGGTCGCGCCGAACGGCAGCTTACGCGACACCGTGGTTTACAGCATCACCGCGGCGGAATGGCCGACGGTGAAGGCACACCTGAACTATCAACTCAACGACAAGCCGCGCTAG
- a CDS encoding ABC transporter substrate-binding protein yields MPTLLRSALPGLAVAAAVAMPALADGLKDEIAPTGKLRVAIAISPAGGAFWSTKTQSGYAGVPVDLGKEMAAQLGVAVEYVVHHNSGQITDAAGKGTWDVTWLPRDPERETRMMFGPIYEVADATYIVKAGSSVTNFATLDQPGIKVAAVNATTTMRGAVAHLKNAEVTGYQTYDEIFALLKSGEIDAFALSRDQLNKMAQKIPGTKVLDETFKKTVTAVAVPLGHQRALTFVIQFMNEAVANGTLRKAYDNNGLNDVPIRTE; encoded by the coding sequence ATGCCGACCTTGCTCCGATCGGCCCTTCCCGGCCTCGCTGTCGCTGCGGCGGTTGCCATGCCCGCGCTAGCCGATGGCCTGAAGGACGAGATCGCGCCGACGGGCAAGCTGCGGGTCGCGATCGCGATCAGCCCGGCGGGTGGTGCGTTCTGGTCGACCAAGACGCAATCCGGCTATGCCGGCGTGCCGGTCGATCTCGGCAAGGAGATGGCCGCGCAGCTCGGCGTGGCAGTGGAATATGTCGTGCACCACAATTCCGGGCAGATCACCGACGCGGCGGGCAAGGGCACATGGGATGTCACCTGGCTGCCGAGGGATCCCGAGCGCGAGACCAGGATGATGTTCGGACCTATCTACGAGGTCGCGGATGCCACCTACATCGTCAAGGCCGGATCGAGCGTCACCAATTTCGCCACGCTCGACCAGCCCGGCATCAAGGTCGCGGCCGTCAACGCCACCACCACCATGCGCGGCGCCGTCGCGCATCTGAAGAACGCTGAGGTCACCGGCTATCAGACCTATGATGAAATCTTCGCACTTCTGAAGAGCGGCGAGATCGACGCCTTCGCGCTGTCGCGCGACCAGCTCAACAAGATGGCGCAGAAGATTCCGGGCACGAAGGTGCTGGATGAGACCTTCAAGAAGACGGTGACCGCCGTCGCCGTTCCGCTCGGCCACCAACGGGCTTTGACCTTTGTCATACAATTCATGAACGAGGCCGTGGCGAACGGCACTCTGCGCAAAGCCTATGATAACAACGGGCTGAACGACGTGCCGATCCGCACCGAATAG